The genomic window GTCATCAGTCCATTAAATAATACTATATTGAAATGAAATATACATTTGTCAATATTATTTCCATCCCCAGACCCAAATATATGACACATAGAGGTCTTGTGTCTTCCAAAACTAGTCCTCACAACAGTAAGACATGATGGTTGATGAAAGAGCCATGGATAAACAGAGTTCACCAAGAATGTGAACGGGCCCCACGTTggcaccagacctgggttcaaaatcAAATAGTATCCATTTTCTTTGATCATTTGATTGAGCCTGACTGGAGCGCCAGATGGGCAGAGTTACGAcgacttttgggactattccattggtccCATTTCGCCAGACGAGCAGAGCTtagaaaacaaatactatttgaacccaggtctgcccaCATATACAACGGTTTGCTCGAACTATGGTTCTGTGTGACATGAGTAAAGTAAATGGTAGGAGTGCATGTTCAAAATAAAAGGCTAATTCAACATTGCTTCAGACACATGGGACTCATACATATGAGCCAGATTGCTTCACAGCTGTAATACGAGCTCATGTATAAATGCGGTCGTTCCCATAAACCAAAAAACTATATATTTTGATAGACCATCTTTAAGCCGAGTGTCTATTTTACACAGTGTTTTTGGAAATGTGCGTCATTCAATACTTTCAATTCCTGCATTATGACCATGATCACTAGCCTAAAACGACCCATTTAGAGGTCGACTTTGGGAACGAAATACGGTCCAACTCTGCCTATTTCTCAACTTCCAAACAGAAAACGAGCTGTGCCTTTGATGGTTGATTGATGTGTTTTTCTGGTCATGCGTGCCGCGACCAATGTTGCTAGTTCCTTAGCTACGCTAGCCAATTTAGCTAGCCAGGAACTCCTCCAGTACACGTGGACGTGATTTGTTTTTGGCCAGAAACTGTAGAGCTCAGGAAGAAATGCCACTTCTGTAGTGAAATGTCTTATTCatcaaattgtttttgttttttaaagcaTTAAATAACCTGGTAAGACAGTGCATTGATCAGTTATAAAGCTGTTATTTCTGCCCAAAGTCGACATTTAAAATTTTGATAACAGCAATGTCAAATGCTTCGGCAGTAGTTGGTGTTCTCTTTGCTTATGTGGCAAGTTGAGAAACATTCAAGTGAAGTGGCTGGATCCCAAACTGATAACTCAACCCGTTCCCTAAACTCTTGTTGACTTCCCTTAGTGGGTCTGTGACAACTGGACATGTAAAAGCAGGTGGAGGTGGGCACCAGCCCAGCACTACCACATCTGATTCTACTAGACTAATCATCAAGACCTGAATCAGGTATGTTAGTGCTTGGCTGGAACAAAGACCTACACACCCTGTAGCTCTTCAAAATGACCACTAAGCTCACCCCCATTCAGACCTCAAAGGAATGAGTCAACGAGGGTATAAGGGGAAGGGAGCGAGTGCACAGTATGGGGTTTGGGACCCAGACTGTGAGAAACACAGGGCCTCCTGAGTACGGCCGCGTTCCAGACAGACTAGCAGTCATCTGCCAGATGTCACAACGCCTGGATCGGTGTTAAACATAGCCGCTAACCATATCGTATGATATAGCAACCAGCGCCCAACTGTCGATGACGTGGCAATCAGCCATTGGTGGATGCGTGCGGCACGACTGCAAAGTAGTCAGCCTGGAACGCGGCCAAAAGCTCAGACTCCTCCTGACTCCGCCTACTCCAGTTCATCTCCGGTTACCCTTCTGCTTCTTGTTCCGGCCCGGCGTGCGGATTGGCTGCGTGGCGCCATTGTCGGTGGGCGGGGCGGTTGGCGGGAGATGGAACGAGGTCTGGGAGAGAAGGTCCgactcgctctctcctccccctgagGACTTGGTGAACGACCCGGGGAGAGAGAACttgagaggactgaggagagagaagaataaTAGAAAGAAATGATGAGACATTAGATTGTGTATAACTCTAAAAACCTGTTGAATGCAATTGTAGTTTGGTTTCTTTTCAGATTATCTTGTGCCTTACAGAAATTAATTTTAAATAACTGTCAtttgagtcacttttattgtaaacaagaatataatatgtttctgaaAACGTCTACATTAACATGTACGCCATTATGACTGAGAaagttatccccccccccccaaaaaaagtgttaacctctcaccattaccaataacaggggaggttatcaTGTTATGGGgaaacagtgccttcagaaagtaatcaCACACCCCTACAGCCCGAATTGAAAATGTATTAtattgagattgtgtcactggtctacagacaataccccataatgtcaaagtggaattattttttgacattttttttaattaattgaaaatgaaaaaaggCACTCAAGTAAAACTTCAAAAAAattggcaaagaaatgaactttatgttctgaatgcaaagcgttatgtttggggctaatccaacacaacacatgactgagtaccactttccatattgtcaagcatggtggtggctgcctcatgttatgggtatgcttgtcatcggcaaggactagggagttcagggggataaaaaaaaaataatttctaGATGAAAACCAGGTTCAGTTTGATTTTCagactgggagacaaattcacttttcaacaggacaattacctaaaacacaaggacaaatatacactggagttgcttaccaagatgacattgaacgTTCCCAAGTGGCCTGGTTACAGTTTTCACttaatctacttgaaaatctattgcaagactggaaaatgtctgtctagcaatgaccaacaaccaacttgacagtgcttgaagaatttaaaGACTAATTTAATTCAGGCTGCAAAAacaaaaaatgtggaataagttgaggggtaagaatactttctgaaggcactgtatgatcTTTGTGCTAGATATGGGACCAAACACTAAAATGTTGACTACTTTAACAcactaagtgaatttgtccaaatacttatgacacaTTCAAATGGGGAGACTGAACGGTAAAACAGATATGTGAAAATACATTTCTGTACTGCCGCCTCATATGCAAcgtttgatctcaaatccaaaatgctggagtagaGCCAAATTAAAAAAAATCCGAAGGTGAGTGTATGTccgtgcatacgtgtgtgtgtgtgtgtctcacctgatgGGGGTGCGTGGACTGCTGTTGTGTCTGCGCACGGGACGTGTCCGCGGCTCAAAGGAGAAGCCCTCCTTCAGACTCTCCAACACAGAGGGAGCCACATAGGTAAAACCCTGACAGACAACATccattaaattaattaattatatAGGATGACTAGTCATTCCAGCAACACTTTCACTACTCTATGTTGGTTTGGGAAAGACCAGAATAAGGGGTGTTTTGTTAAAGGTGAGAACTGGGTCGCGTTCAATAATACTCGCAACTGAAACCGTTTTAAAACTAAAAACAACCTTTTATTGGACTAGTCCCCATTTGTCAATTTTGTTCCGTTTCGTGCCAAATGAACATGAGCCATGTGTGAGGTTGAGAAGAAAGCGTGAACCCATGACAGAGAGGTGAAAGGAGGAAAATTACTGAAGGAAAAGATGAAGGGAgcaaaaggagagagatggagcagtgACAAAGGAGGTAATTgtggtcccgtgtggctcagttggtagagcgtggcacttgcaatgccagggttctGGGTTCAAATCCCATGTGGGACTAATACTGAAAACGTACGTTGTTCACTACTGTAagttactctggataagagcatctgttaaAGGACTAAAATGTAACAGTCTCACAGCGAAGGCGTGTTCGTGCTGGTGGCTGATTGTGGAGTCGTCAGGACTGTCCACCGGAGTCTGCTTGGTGAACCTCGTGTCAAACTGACTCACGTCCTCATCCGACTGCTACAGGGGGTGAagcgagaggggggagaaaagGGGAAGTGGTTGAATAGAGAGAAAATGGTGGGAGAAGATACATAAAATGAGGGGATGAGtacgtttacatgcacactaataattaGATCTTCAACTGGTTATGGCAGTAGGCCGAGCACAGCAAGTCATGTGGACCCtttactctgcttatcttaatcTGCGTAAGGTCAAAATCAAAGTAAGCATACGccgattaaaacacctggttttctgagcaaaTCGTTTGAATTATTAGGACGTGTAAAACAGCTCTATTGGCGTTCCAGCAGCGCAAGCCTCCGTCTAATGTGCGAGTGAAGAGAGTTCGGAAAAACAAAAACGTATGCAATCTTAGAAATTGTTTTCACGTAAACGTTATATGTCCCGAACTTAGAATTGATAAAgcttcccaaaaataacatggtcgctgcggtagaacgtttattttgattggcGATTTTCTGCATTCATCAAAAAGTCCCATCAGTCCCATTTCTGATTTCCATGTAAGCCGGATTATCATGGAAAATcgttcttgcaaagcatgtaaacgtttTAAACCAACTATTATATTCACCCGACTATCCCCAATAATCATATTATTGTGCGCATGTAACCGTACTCAGAGGGATGGAGAAACTGTACTCAGAGTGGTATGCCACAGTTTCAAACTTTACAAGTACGTCCTCAATTATATAtctaaaaaaaagaagaaaaaaagacagCACAGATTTGACATTTTAGCTATCGAATACAAAGGGACTGTTGAGAGAGTGACAGTAGTATAGTGGTCGTACCAGGCATGGCTTGTAGGGCGGATCACACCTCTTACTCAGCAGGTCGTCCCAGTTGATGTGTCTGAAGAAGGGATGCTTCTGTAAAACCAGCAGAAAAACCCCCCACGCAGCACTTAGAATCTATCCCTGTACAACGCAGATACAGGCTCATGAACTATTGGATTTTGTTCAATTTGCGATCAGTATAAGAACTGATCATAAAGCAGGGTTAGGGTACATTTAATTTCAGTCAATTCAAGGAGGTAGGCATTTCTGTTCACTTCTTGAATTGACCCCAAGCCTATTAAAAGGTTGATGATGTCaatagaaaaaaaaatatatatatttaaaaaaaaaaaaaaaaaaaaaaatcgggaGACGTGCGTCTATCACCTGTATGTCTTTACAGTCTGCCGCACTGGAGCCTAGCCTCTGAAGAGGACTCTTCTTCAGCAGCTACACACAGGGACAAAAGAGATGATTAtacatttcacttgctttggcaacgtaaaCACATGTTCCCCTGCCAACGAAGCCCTTTGAATTAAATTGAACAGCGAGATGAAGAAAAACAGATGaggcgagagaggagagacagaacaagagagagtAAGGcagtgggcgagagagagaaagtgacctCTAGACTTAGGTTGAAGAACATTCATCATCCTAACGAGATGGGGAGGTGTGGGCGTCTACCTTTTTGATCATGTCTCGGGCGTCCAGTGTGAGGTAGGGCGGTAGGTTGAGTTTACACTTCAAGATCTTATCAATGGTCTTCTTCCTGTTCTCAGCAGTGAACGGAGGCTACGGGGACAGGCGGGAAGACCTGTTATTGGTCTTTCAAATGGTATCTGATTGGTTTAGAAAGAAGCATCAAAAATGTTCCCAATTGTTTTTTCCATCATTCATGCAggcgctctccctccccctctttctgtcttgtctgtctctcaCCGAGCCCGTCATCATGTCATACATCAGGGCACCAAGACTCCACCAGTCCACCGCCCGGTTGTGCCCTGTACGCGTCAGAATCTCTGGAGccctgagaggaagagaggtggaggttgAGAAAATGTAAGaagagggaaagagtgaggggcTATAGAGAGCGCAGGGAAGAGACTTAAGTAGAAGAGTCATAAGAATTGGCTGTGATTCAATTCTCAATCTTCTCCTATAAGTGTGAACTGTTCAATCCCCTTCCTGGATTGAAAGAGAATCCAATATGCGACAGATTTTTATGCGAATATCCTAAAATCCGAATAAATAAAATCTGCACATTTTCCCCACCAAACGGACTTGGTggggataaaaataataataattaaatcagtgtgtgatgacgtagtgcacgcAAAAAGTTATTTTTcgcttaagttttcatgtacGAAACCAAAATCTAAAAATCTGTGTTTCCAtagcattttcaactctactgacaattgtcacaaaaactgttacgttaaatagcaaatgtgcctacgCCGGTCTTAGCACGTGTGCTCAGATAGTCCTACAGCacaggtaggctagtctacatgatgagattctATTATGGATAAGAATATTTTTAGTTGTCAAGCATCGATCATGTCACCAGGATCAGACTCCATATTTATTGGAAAAGAGCATCAATATCAATGTGACCTTTCACCCCCCTGTGAAGTTTATCATAAGtcatttcatctgtagcctaataaattgAATGATTTTCCCCAGTCGTAGTGGGACGACCACAAACCATATCATCTCGTGACTCAAGTTTACTTCaaaatgatggttattatatcaatatgtGCGCACTGCCATTTCTCGTATAATTAATTTTAGACACATTTTAATATACGCTattactttactcgcataaaaacagTGGATAAAAACAGTTAGTGTAAGGAATATGGTGGAAATGGCACACTAGGCCATGCAGCCCATGGACAAATGTAACGTTTTTAAATCCACACTTCTCTTCAGGAAGGTGGGGAAGAATTGCAGTTCACCTAAGACCTATCTGAACTATGACTACTACAGCGACCCGTAGTGCAGCCTCAGAGAGCGAtagcacagatagaacaatgagataGATATTTCACTTGACTCATAAATATAAAGCATACGcgtggcgtttccactcactagcaaatatggtagtgagaggaagcccactggcgggcagtgggagaagatggaacgagaAGGATTTTGGCCAACATTACGCACGttttctcatcgatgaaacattgGATCTCAACACAGTTCTGTTCACAAAACTAGAatatgttatgaacagagtggactaagttttgtagaccttAGCCTTTGCCAAAGTTTAACAAATTGCGTTGTTTAGGAGTACAAAGTTTAATTGAGTCATTGCACATGCACATTTCAGAGTAGGTGTTCCCTCACAGAAATATGCAGATGCATGCTAGAATgggccaataggatctcgctagctcgtgcttggctctgcccacctccttgcttgttctacCCACTGTGACTCATCTGTTCACATTGGAAACGACATCCATCTTGGTGTAGCTATAAAAATCTTTTTGCGATAGCCGACTCAGAGACGGCATCCTCATCAGCGTGGTGCTAGACTCACATGTACTCTATGGTCCCACAGAAGGTGTGTGTGACCGCGCCGTCGTGAATGGACTCCTTACACAGGCCAAAGTCGGTCAGCTTGATGTGTCCTGGGAGACAGAAACACAATATCTCTGTCAATTCTAAACCATAACAATAATCCAATCCATAGCAgatcaattttattttatttttaaagatGCTATTTTAATCTCACTGATATTAATTTCtaggtaacagacagacacaccttgGTGGTTCAGCATGATATTCTCTGGTTTGAGGTCTCGGTAGATGATTCCATTTGAGTGGAGGTGTCCCAAAGCAAGCACGATCTCACCCAGATAAAAACTGTTTGTCAAAGAAGGGAAAAACATTTATTAACACTCCTCTGTACGCATGCGCAACACATACTGTCAAACTATTATCtcatcttcccctcctctctcctacaaaATGTTCACATGGAAATTCACTGCTGTTTATGGCCCCAGCGTCACACTTTCTCAATGATAACCTGAAGCTTAAGCATCTGGCTTTTACCAGGCTGTGTCCTCCATGAAGATTCCTTCCTTCTCCAGCTGCATGAACAGTTCTCCACCTGATAAACAAAAACACAATTAAGGAGATTGAAGTGTCGATAGAAGTTGACGTGCCAGGATTCAGAGATCGACACGGTTGTCCTACCCAGATCCCCTCCCTCCAGGACGAGGTCAAAAGCATACAGCaggtccctctccctcccttcccgaATCGCTCACCACTGAGACACTCCAGGATGAGGTAGAGTTTACCCCCAGTCTGGAAGGCGTACAGCAGGTCCACGATGAAGGGGTGCCGCACCGTCTCCAGAATCTCCCGCTCTGCACGCGTGTGGGCCGTGTCCTTGGCATTACACACGATCTTCGCCTGGcagggagagaaagcgagggatGGGTGGGAAGAGAGTAAGCGAGGGATGGGTGGAGATAGCAGAAAGTCAGTTGTGTATTTAGAGATATTACATTTTGCCCTGGTACCGTAGCAATGTTTAGAGCATTAATTCTGTTGAGAAAAATGAGAGGAATCTTATGTACCTTCTTTAAAACCTTCATTGCGAATATCTTCCCTGTCTGTGCACCCTGCACTTTCCGTACCTGGAAAACCTGCAAGtaaaaaatacaattgttaaaatAGGTTAATGACAAACGGGATGAGTTTCTGATCAATGTATATCCAAAGTACATTGTGAAGCTGAAACTCTTAGAAACTCAAACACGCACTGATTgacggacacgcacacacacacacacacacacacacacacacaccttgccatAGCCCCCCTTGCCCAGCACACTTAGCAGCTCAAAGCTGTCTGGTCCgatcctctcactgtctctgttgacAACGGCACTTGTCAGCTCTATCTCTTCTGTCTGAACGCTAAGTGAGAGGGGGATAAGAGAAAGTTAGGAAGAGGGGAATGAGTGAGGGTGAGTTTAAAGGATTCAGTGAAAGATCAAaccaaattgtattagtcacatgcgccaaatacaacaggtgtacaccttacagtaaaatgcttacttacgagcccctaaccaacaaggcagttaaaaaaaaaaaaaagtacgaataggaaataaaagtaacaagtaattaaagagcagcagtaaaataaaaatagcgAGACAacacacagggggtaccggtacagagtaaatgtgcggtggcaccggttatttgaggtaatatgcacatgtTGGCATAATTAttatagtgactatgcatagatgataacaaaagagtaacagcagtgtaagaGGGGGGTgcgggggcaatgcaaatagtctgggtagccatttgattagatattcaggagtcttatggcttaggggtcaAATCTGTTTTGaccctcttggacctagacttggcactccggtaccacttgtcatgcggtagcagagagaacagtctatgactcgggtggctggagtctttgacaatttttagagccttcctctgacaggtatagaggttctggatggccagaAGCTTCTTTTAAGTCTCCCGAggagaataggttttgttgtgtcccctttacgactgtcttggtgtgcttggactatttttattttttttggcgatgtggacaccaaggaacttgaagctctcaacctgctccaatgTCGCctcgttgatgagaatggggacgtgctcagtcctctttttcctgtagtccacaatcatctcctttgtcttgatcacgttgagggagaggctgttgtcctggcaccacatggccaggtctctgatctcctccctataggctgtcccgtcgttgttggtgatcaggccaaccactgttgtgtcatcggcaaactcaatgatggtgttggagtcgtgcctggccctgcagtcatgagtgaacagggagtacaggaggggactgagcatgcacccccgaggggcccctgtgttgaggatcagtgtggtggaTGTTTTGTTGCctaccttaccacctgggggcggtccatcaggaagtctaggatccagttgcagagggatgtgtttagtcccagggtccttagcttattgatgagctttgagggcactatggtgttgaatgctgagctgtagtcaatgaatagcattctcacataagtgttccttttgtccaggtgggaaagggtagtgtggagtgcaatagagattgcatcatctgtggatctgttagggcggtatggaaattggagtgggtctagggtttctgggataatggtgttgatgtgagccatgaccagcctttcaaagcacttcatagctacagacgtgagtgctacgggtcggtagtcatttaggcaggttaccttagtgttcttgggcacagggactatggtggtctgcttaaaacatgttgatattacagactgtcagTGATGACACGTGCCAGTTGGTGAGCGCATGCTCGCTGTTCACGtactggtaatccgtctggccctgcggccttgtgaatatcGACCTGTTTAACGGTCTTACATCGGCTGCGGACAGCGTGATCACatagtcttccggaacagctggtgctctcatgcaatTTTCAGTGTtctttgcctcgaagcaagcatagaagtagtttagctcgcctggtaggctcgtgccactgggcagctctcggctttgcttccctttgtagtatgTAATGGTTTGTAAGCCAGGTCACATCCGAAGAGCATCTGAGCTGGTGTAGTACGagtcgatcttagtcctgtattgacgctttgcctgtttgatggttcgtcggagggcatagagagatttcttataagcttccgggttagagtcccgctccttgaaagaagcagctctagcctttagctcgatgcgaatgttgcctgtaatccatagcttctggttggggtatgtactttCGGtcactgtgggtacgacatcatcaatgcacttattgatgaagccaatgactgatgtagtgtactcctcaatgccatcggaggaatcccagaacatattccagtctgtgctagcaaaacagtcctgtagcttagcatctgcttcatctgaccactttttttttgATCGAGTCATTGGTGCTTTCTGCTTTAATTTTTGTTTGGTTCTATTTCTCAGTAAAAACACTTAGACATTATGCTTAACCAAGTTTATTCTGCCCAAGTTTATTCTGAgggtcaatacagctgcattCAGACAAATACATGTTTCCATCACcacaagtatatatatatatatatatatatactagaggtgtatatataatgtatattaaTTAggtccgatttcaagttttcataacaaccgTGCGCCAATTTTGCCGATTTCTCAgtatttttatacctttatttaactaggcaagtaagttaagaacacattcttattgtcaatgacggcctaagaacggtgggttaactgcctttttctgggacagaatgacagattttcaccttgtcagctcggggatccaatcttgcaaccttacagttaactagtccaatgctccaaCTACCTgcctcattgcactccacgaggagcctgcctgttacgcaaatccagtagaagccaaggtaagttgctagctagcattaaacttatcttacaaaaaacaatcaatcataatcactagttataactacacatggttgatgatattactagtttatctagcgtgtcctgcgttgcatataatcaatgcaacgctgggggatgatttaacaaaagcacatttgcgaaaaaagcaatcgttggacgactgtacctaaccataaacaccaatgcctttcttaaaatcaatacacagaagtatatattttttaaacctgcatatttagctaaaagaaatccaggttagcaggcaatattaaccaggtgaaattgtgtcatttctcttgcattcattgcacgcagtcagggtatatgcaacagtttgggcagcctggctcattgcgaactaatttgccagaattgtacgcaATTATGacttaacattgaaggttgtgcaatataacaagaatatttagacttagggatgccacccgtcaGATAAAATACAGAATGGTTCcaatttcactgaaataataaacatcttgtttttgaaattatagtttccggattttaccatattaatgaccaaaggcttgtatttctgtgtgttattatgttattaactacaacctaaaacctcttaccttggcatattgaagtctcatgttaaaaggaaccaccaacttccatatgttctcatgttctgagcaaggaactaaaacgttagcttttttacatggcacatattgcacttttacttctccaacactttgttttttgcattatttaaaccaaattgaacatttcattatttatttgaggctaaattgatttttattgatgtattatattaagttaaaataagtgttcattcagtattgttgtaattgtcattattacaaattaatttgtaaaaaaaaaaaaaaaatgctgatTAAATCGGTTTCGgcctttttggtcctccaataatcggtctCGGCgatgaaaaatcataatcggtcgacctctaatatataCTCCAAGTTAGGCACGCCTTCTCTCCAAATCCTTACATCTTTTATGGTTCGACAGGAAGATGAAGAGATAAGGGAGAAACAATGGTTTATTACCTTAATAAatcctgttagagatcgggctacttttttcaacattctgttaaaaatcacgcaacatttcaacgtcctgctactcatgccaggaatatagtatatgaatatgattagtatgtgtgcatagaaaacactgaagtttctaaaactggttaaatgatgtctgtgactataacagaacgtgtttcgtggtcaaaatcgcaaggaaacctgatcacaaaatcgacaaagaaaaaaatcaatccgccagtctctgtattgtctattgcaaggtataatagataacgatgggcttacagttcctacagcttccacacgatgtcgccagtgttgtgaattctatgcagctaaatccttggtcatatgagtaataggcacagccTTTCGTTGGGTACACAACAGgaagaaatggaagggggaaagtggactacgttttccaaacttgttgctattgaatacagatcgctccgtgatcaatttgattgtttattaacgtttactaatacctaaagttggattacagaaatagtttgaagtgttttgtcaaagtttataggcaacttttttaatttaaaaaaagaacaTTGCATTTataaactgtgtttttcctggatcacacagtcttcataaatggacattttgggtatacaaggactgatttaatcgaaaaaaagacccaattgtgatgtttatgggacatataggagtgccaacaaagaagcttgtcaaaggtaatgaatgctttatattttatttctgcgttttgtgtagcgccggctacgctaattcttttgtttacgtccccttcaggtatttcggggtgttgcatgctatcagataatagct from Oncorhynchus masou masou isolate Uvic2021 chromosome 20, UVic_Omas_1.1, whole genome shotgun sequence includes these protein-coding regions:
- the LOC135506733 gene encoding ribosomal protein S6 kinase beta-2-like isoform X1, yielding MPRETNIRTATRTRARMAGVFDIDLESEDLSDAEDDVCDFTVAETDLVQTEEIELTSAVVNRDSERIGPDSFELLSVLGKGGYGKVFQVRKVQGAQTGKIFAMKVLKKAKIVCNAKDTAHTRAEREILETVRHPFIVDLLYAFQTGGKLYLILECLSGGELFMQLEKEGIFMEDTACFYLGEIVLALGHLHSNGIIYRDLKPENIMLNHQGHIKLTDFGLCKESIHDGAVTHTFCGTIEYMAPEILTRTGHNRAVDWWSLGALMYDMMTGSPPFTAENRKKTIDKILKCKLNLPPYLTLDARDMIKKLLKKSPLQRLGSSAADCKDIQKHPFFRHINWDDLLSKRCDPPYKPCLQSDEDVSQFDTRFTKQTPVDSPDDSTISHQHEHAFAGFTYVAPSVLESLKEGFSFEPRTRPVRRHNSSPRTPISPLKFSLPGSFTKSSGGGESESDLLSQTSFHLPPTAPPTDNGATQPIRTPGRNKKQKGNRR
- the LOC135506733 gene encoding ribosomal protein S6 kinase beta-2-like isoform X2, whose amino-acid sequence is MAGVFDIDLESEDLSDAEDDVCDFTVAETDLVQTEEIELTSAVVNRDSERIGPDSFELLSVLGKGGYGKVFQVRKVQGAQTGKIFAMKVLKKAKIVCNAKDTAHTRAEREILETVRHPFIVDLLYAFQTGGKLYLILECLSGGELFMQLEKEGIFMEDTACFYLGEIVLALGHLHSNGIIYRDLKPENIMLNHQGHIKLTDFGLCKESIHDGAVTHTFCGTIEYMAPEILTRTGHNRAVDWWSLGALMYDMMTGSPPFTAENRKKTIDKILKCKLNLPPYLTLDARDMIKKLLKKSPLQRLGSSAADCKDIQKHPFFRHINWDDLLSKRCDPPYKPCLQSDEDVSQFDTRFTKQTPVDSPDDSTISHQHEHAFAGFTYVAPSVLESLKEGFSFEPRTRPVRRHNSSPRTPISPLKFSLPGSFTKSSGGGESESDLLSQTSFHLPPTAPPTDNGATQPIRTPGRNKKQKGNRR